The Achromobacter pestifer genome includes a region encoding these proteins:
- a CDS encoding GntR family transcriptional regulator: protein MDAITPDSAPALAPDAAQAAVATLEEDIVFGRLHPRQRLTEDELMARFSLKRHVVRQVLADLEALGVVEKKRNIGAVVRAYAVREVMELYALRQVLEVHAASQIPLPVPQARLAALVAVQREHDAAVADGDARRVFRSNQRFHREFFGLLDNAVLGQAIEEYARRTHPIRFGSLAAAGYRERARQEHWAMIHALRDGDREGLMTVCREHLLPSRDAYLAAEQARLGA from the coding sequence ATGGACGCCATCACTCCCGACTCCGCGCCGGCATTGGCCCCGGACGCCGCGCAGGCCGCGGTGGCCACCCTGGAAGAAGACATCGTCTTCGGCCGGCTGCACCCGCGCCAGCGCCTGACCGAAGACGAACTCATGGCGCGCTTCTCGCTCAAGCGCCACGTGGTGCGCCAGGTCCTGGCCGACCTGGAGGCGCTGGGCGTGGTGGAGAAAAAGCGCAACATCGGCGCCGTCGTGCGCGCCTACGCAGTGCGCGAAGTCATGGAGCTGTACGCGCTGCGCCAGGTGCTGGAGGTACATGCCGCCAGCCAGATCCCGCTGCCCGTGCCGCAGGCGCGGCTGGCGGCGCTGGTGGCCGTGCAGCGCGAACACGATGCGGCGGTCGCCGACGGCGACGCGCGCCGCGTGTTCCGCAGCAACCAGCGGTTTCACCGCGAGTTCTTCGGCCTGCTGGACAACGCGGTGCTGGGCCAGGCCATCGAGGAATACGCCCGCCGCACCCACCCGATCCGCTTCGGCTCGCTGGCCGCCGCCGGCTACCGCGAACGCGCCCGCCAGGAACACTGGGCCATGATCCATGCGCTGCGGGATGGCGACCGGGAGGGGTTGATGACCGTATGCCGCGAACATCTGCTGCCGTCACGGGATGCTTATCTGGCGGCGGAGCAGGCGCGGCTGGGGGCATGA
- a CDS encoding class I SAM-dependent methyltransferase, whose protein sequence is MNASPGDRVFSGSIPQYYQRYMVPLVFQPYAADIAARTAALRPAAVLEIAAGTGVVTRQLADQLPESTAIVATDLNPAMLEQAQALGTGRAVTWRQADALRLPFEDQAFDAVVCQFGYMFLPDKAAAFAEARRVLRPGGTFLFNVWDRIEDNVFADTVEQALARLFPGDPPKFMSRIPHGYYDAAVIGADLARAGFSGRQALETIAFESRADTPQTAAIAYCQGTPLRNEIEARGADMLEQAVHVATDALHARYGAGPIAGKIQAHVITAPRSA, encoded by the coding sequence ATGAACGCTTCCCCTGGTGATCGCGTCTTCTCCGGATCCATCCCGCAGTACTACCAGCGGTACATGGTCCCCCTCGTCTTCCAACCCTATGCCGCGGACATCGCCGCGCGAACGGCGGCGCTGCGTCCTGCGGCCGTCCTGGAAATCGCCGCAGGCACCGGCGTGGTGACGCGCCAGCTCGCGGACCAATTGCCCGAAAGCACGGCCATCGTGGCGACCGACCTGAATCCGGCCATGCTGGAGCAGGCCCAGGCCCTGGGCACGGGCCGCGCCGTTACCTGGCGCCAGGCCGACGCCCTGCGGCTGCCTTTCGAGGACCAGGCCTTCGATGCCGTGGTGTGCCAGTTCGGCTACATGTTCCTGCCGGACAAGGCGGCGGCCTTTGCCGAGGCGCGCCGGGTTCTGCGGCCCGGCGGAACCTTCCTGTTCAACGTCTGGGACCGCATCGAGGACAATGTGTTTGCCGACACGGTGGAACAGGCCCTGGCGCGGCTGTTCCCCGGCGATCCGCCCAAGTTCATGAGCCGGATTCCCCATGGCTACTACGATGCCGCCGTCATCGGCGCCGACCTGGCGCGCGCCGGATTCAGCGGGCGGCAGGCGCTGGAAACCATCGCCTTTGAAAGCCGCGCGGACACGCCGCAGACGGCCGCCATCGCCTATTGCCAGGGCACGCCGCTGCGCAACGAGATCGAGGCGCGCGGCGCGGACATGCTGGAGCAGGCCGTCCATGTCGCGACCGATGCGCTGCACGCGCGCTACGGCGCGGGGCCCATCGCAGGGAAGATCCAGGCGCATGTGATCACGGCGCCGCGCAGCGCATAG